The proteins below come from a single Acanthopagrus latus isolate v.2019 chromosome 4, fAcaLat1.1, whole genome shotgun sequence genomic window:
- the gcshb gene encoding glycine cleavage system protein H (aminomethyl carrier), b: MAMRAVLRCLSANFSPGLPQLSPAALLAATRPPWRSCSPRTLSTTSALSTALKFTEKHEWVRVEGGIGTVGISSYAQEALGDVVYCGLPEVGQSLDQMEEFGALESVKAASELYSPLTGEVTEINTELAENPGLVNKACYAEGWLIKMTIGKPEELDGLMDQPAYDKFLKSLDE, encoded by the exons ATGGCGATGAGAGCGGTGCTGCGGTGCCTCTCTGCAAACTTTTCCCCCGGACTGCCTCAGCTGTCGCCGGCAGCGCTGCTCGCGGCGACTCGGCCGCCGTGGAGGAGCTGCTCTCCGCGGACACTGAGCACTACCTCGGCCCTGTCCACAG CCCTGAAGTTCACAGAGAAGCACGAGTGGGTGCGAGTGGAAGGTGGGATTGGCACAGTTGGTATCAGCAGTTACGCTCAG GAAGCATTAGGCGATGTGGTTTACTGTGGACTCCCTGAAGTCGGCCAAAGTCTGGATCAGATGG AGGAGTTTGGTGCCTTGGAAAGCGTAAAGGCTGCCAGTGAGCTTTACTCGCCACTGACAGGGGAAGTGACTGAGATCAACACAGAGCTGGCAGAGAATCCTGGGCTTGTGAATAAAGCCTGCTACGCAGAGG GGTGGCTCATCAAGATGACGATTGGAAAACCCGAAGAACTGGACGGCCTCATGGATCAACCTGCTTACGATAAATTTCTTAAGTCTCTTGATGAATAA
- the rpl13 gene encoding 60S ribosomal protein L13 isoform X1, which yields MAPSRNGMILNPHFHKDWQKRVRTWFNQPARKIRRRKARQAKARRIAPRPVAGPLRPQVRCPTIRYHTKVRGGRGFTLEELKAAGIHKKTARTIGIAVDSRRRNRSTESLQANVQRLKEYRSKLILFPRKASAPKKGDSTEEEIKMATQLSGAIMPIKTVHKKEKARVISEDEKNFKAFASLRMARANARLFGIRAKRAKEAAEQDVEKKK from the exons ATGGCCCCCAGCCGGAATGGAATGATCTTGAACCCTCACTTTCACAAAGACTGGCAGAAGAGAGTGCGCACCTGGTTCAACCAGCCAGCCAGAAAGATCCGCAG GCGAAAGGCTCGTCAGGCTAAGGCCCGTCGCATTGCTCCCCGCCCTGTAGCTGGACCTCTAAGGCCACAAGTCAGATGTCCCACCATCAGGTATCACACGAAGGTTCGTGGTGGACGAGGCTTCACCCTGGAGGAACTCAAG GCCGCTGGCATCCACAAAAAGACAGCCCGCACCATTGGTATCGCAGTTGACTCTCGCCGTCGCAACAGATCCACAGAGTCTCTGCAGGCCAACGTGCAGCGCCTGAAGGAGTACCGCTCCAAACTCATCCTGTTCCCCAGGAAGGCTTCTGCACCTAAGAAGGGAGACAGCAcg GAGGAGGAAATCAAGATGGCCACTCAGCTCAGCGGTGCCATCATGCCCATCAAAACG GTGCACAAGAAGGAGAAGGCCCGGGTCATCTCCGAGGACGAGAAGAACTTCAAGGCTTTCGCCAGCCTGCGTATGGCGCGCGCCAACGCTCGTCTTTTTGGCATCCGTGCCAAGAGAGCCAAGGAGGCTGCCGAGCAGGACGtggaaaagaagaagtga
- the rpl13 gene encoding 60S ribosomal protein L13 isoform X2 — MAPSRNGMILNPHFHKDWQKRVRTWFNQPARKIRRRKARQAKARRIAPRPVAGPLRPQVRCPTIRYHTKVRGGRGFTLEELKAAGIHKKTARTIGIAVDSRRRNRSTESLQANVQRLKEYRSKLILFPRKASAPKKGDSTEEEIKMATQLSGAIMPIKTVSLFYLEIPTNTMLPSI; from the exons ATGGCCCCCAGCCGGAATGGAATGATCTTGAACCCTCACTTTCACAAAGACTGGCAGAAGAGAGTGCGCACCTGGTTCAACCAGCCAGCCAGAAAGATCCGCAG GCGAAAGGCTCGTCAGGCTAAGGCCCGTCGCATTGCTCCCCGCCCTGTAGCTGGACCTCTAAGGCCACAAGTCAGATGTCCCACCATCAGGTATCACACGAAGGTTCGTGGTGGACGAGGCTTCACCCTGGAGGAACTCAAG GCCGCTGGCATCCACAAAAAGACAGCCCGCACCATTGGTATCGCAGTTGACTCTCGCCGTCGCAACAGATCCACAGAGTCTCTGCAGGCCAACGTGCAGCGCCTGAAGGAGTACCGCTCCAAACTCATCCTGTTCCCCAGGAAGGCTTCTGCACCTAAGAAGGGAGACAGCAcg GAGGAGGAAATCAAGATGGCCACTCAGCTCAGCGGTGCCATCATGCCCATCAAAACGGTAagtttgttttaccttgaaattcCAACAAATACTATGTTACCAAGTATTTAA